The Chelatococcus sp. HY11 genome includes a window with the following:
- the mutS gene encoding DNA mismatch repair protein MutS: MNGPFEHQAKPSDTTKPGPAPADGRVTPMMAQYTEIKLAHPNCLLFYRMGDFYELFFEDAEIASRTLGIVLTKRGKHLGEDIPMCGVPVEKAEDYLQRLIAAGHRVAVCEQTEDPAEAKKRGGKSVVARGVVRLVTPGTITEDSLLDPARANLLVAVTRRRAGDQAYLYGLAAIDISTGRFTVAEVEAGQLAADLARLDPRELLVPDTLIDDPDLATLWREIRTSITPMARDGLDAASADRRLKDYFGVASLDAFGVFTRTEVAAAALVLGYVDRTQLGSRPPLSPPAREAAGGTLLIDAATRANLELSRTLSGERGGSLLAAVDRTLTSAGGRLLAERLAGPSTDLAVIRARHDAVAYLVDRAFLREGLRARLRAAPDMARALSRLALGRGGPRDLAALRDGLGVAGVVAGLLTERDGEEAGDLPKKADLPNTADRPAELSGAAAALSDLAPELAGQLQAALADELPLLKRDGGFVRPGHLPALDEARLLQADSRRFIAALQARYVGETGCRTLKVKHNNVLGYFVEVPQAAGEDFLKPPLNELFVHRQTMAGTMRFSTVELGELEAKIASASDRAVRLELAVFDELVGMIAASAEPIKRAADALGLIDVTASLADLAADLGWSRPEIEDSLAFRIEGGRHPVVEAALKASGGTFVANDCDLTAPGGKSGAVTLITGPNMAGKSTYLRQNALIVVLAQMGAFVPARAARIGIVDRLFSRVGAADDLARGRSTFMVEMIETAAILNQAGPRALVILDEIGRGTATFDGLSIAWAAVEHLEAVNRSRALFATHYHELTALADRLDNVSNATMRVTDWHGDVVFLHEVVPGAADRSYGIQVAKLAGLPAPVIARAREVLDQLEKTEREKPVSALIDDLPLFAATLKPVTPPPAVAAAGPDLLREALGGIDPDDMTPREALEALYRLKRLSASA, from the coding sequence ATGAACGGGCCGTTTGAACACCAAGCAAAGCCGAGTGACACCACCAAGCCGGGGCCGGCCCCGGCCGACGGGCGTGTGACGCCGATGATGGCTCAATATACCGAGATCAAGCTGGCGCATCCCAATTGCCTCTTGTTCTACCGGATGGGCGACTTCTACGAGCTGTTCTTCGAGGACGCGGAGATCGCCTCGCGCACCCTCGGCATCGTCCTGACCAAGCGCGGCAAGCACCTCGGCGAAGACATCCCGATGTGTGGCGTGCCGGTGGAGAAGGCGGAGGACTATCTCCAGCGTCTCATTGCGGCGGGCCACCGCGTTGCCGTCTGCGAGCAGACCGAGGACCCGGCCGAGGCCAAGAAGCGTGGCGGCAAGTCTGTCGTCGCACGCGGCGTGGTGCGCCTCGTGACGCCCGGCACCATCACCGAGGACAGCCTTCTTGATCCGGCGCGCGCCAACCTTCTCGTCGCGGTCACCCGTCGCCGCGCCGGCGACCAGGCCTATCTCTACGGGCTCGCGGCCATCGATATCTCAACGGGCCGCTTCACCGTGGCCGAGGTGGAGGCGGGCCAGCTCGCCGCCGACCTCGCGCGCCTCGACCCGCGCGAGCTGCTGGTGCCGGATACGCTCATCGACGATCCGGATCTCGCGACGCTGTGGCGTGAGATCCGGACGTCCATCACGCCGATGGCTCGCGATGGCCTCGATGCGGCGTCGGCCGATCGACGTCTGAAAGACTATTTCGGCGTGGCGAGCCTCGATGCTTTCGGCGTCTTCACGCGGACCGAGGTGGCCGCGGCGGCGCTCGTCCTCGGCTATGTCGACCGCACCCAGCTCGGCTCGCGGCCGCCGCTGTCGCCCCCGGCTAGGGAGGCGGCGGGCGGCACGCTTCTCATCGATGCCGCGACCCGCGCCAATCTCGAACTCTCCCGGACCTTGTCTGGAGAGCGCGGCGGGAGCCTCCTGGCGGCCGTCGACCGAACGTTGACCTCGGCCGGCGGGCGGTTGCTCGCGGAGCGTCTGGCGGGCCCTTCGACGGATCTCGCCGTGATTCGCGCGCGCCACGATGCAGTTGCCTATCTCGTCGATCGCGCCTTCCTGCGTGAGGGGCTGCGCGCCCGCCTGCGCGCGGCGCCGGACATGGCGCGCGCCCTGTCGCGCCTCGCGCTGGGCCGTGGCGGGCCACGGGACCTCGCCGCCCTGCGCGATGGTCTCGGCGTTGCCGGTGTCGTGGCCGGCCTCCTGACCGAGAGAGACGGCGAGGAAGCCGGCGACTTGCCGAAAAAGGCCGACTTGCCGAACACCGCCGACCGGCCGGCGGAACTCAGCGGCGCGGCAGCCGCCCTCTCCGATCTCGCGCCTGAACTGGCTGGCCAGCTTCAGGCCGCCCTCGCCGATGAGCTGCCACTCCTGAAGCGCGATGGCGGCTTCGTCCGGCCAGGCCATCTGCCCGCCCTTGACGAGGCGCGGCTGCTTCAGGCGGATTCACGCCGCTTCATCGCCGCTCTCCAGGCGCGCTACGTCGGGGAGACCGGATGCCGGACGCTGAAGGTCAAGCACAATAATGTGCTCGGCTATTTCGTCGAGGTGCCGCAGGCGGCGGGTGAGGACTTCCTCAAGCCGCCTTTGAATGAACTCTTCGTGCACCGCCAGACGATGGCCGGCACGATGCGCTTCTCCACGGTGGAGCTTGGCGAGCTCGAGGCCAAGATCGCCTCGGCCTCCGACCGCGCGGTACGCCTGGAGCTCGCGGTCTTCGACGAGCTCGTCGGCATGATCGCGGCCAGTGCCGAGCCGATCAAGCGCGCCGCGGACGCGCTCGGCCTCATCGACGTGACGGCCAGCCTCGCGGATCTCGCCGCCGATCTCGGCTGGAGCCGGCCGGAGATCGAAGACAGCCTTGCCTTCCGCATCGAGGGCGGGCGCCATCCGGTCGTCGAGGCGGCCCTGAAGGCAAGCGGCGGCACCTTCGTCGCCAATGATTGCGACCTTACGGCACCCGGCGGCAAGAGCGGCGCCGTCACCCTGATCACCGGCCCCAACATGGCCGGTAAATCGACCTATCTGCGCCAGAACGCGCTGATCGTCGTGCTGGCGCAGATGGGCGCCTTCGTGCCCGCGCGGGCGGCGCGCATCGGCATCGTCGACCGCTTGTTCTCGCGGGTCGGCGCCGCGGACGACCTCGCGCGCGGACGCTCCACATTCATGGTGGAGATGATTGAGACGGCCGCGATCCTCAACCAGGCGGGACCGCGTGCGCTTGTCATCCTCGACGAGATCGGCCGCGGCACGGCAACTTTCGATGGGCTGTCCATCGCCTGGGCTGCCGTGGAGCATCTGGAGGCGGTCAACCGCAGCCGCGCCCTGTTCGCGACCCATTATCACGAACTGACCGCGCTCGCCGACCGCCTCGATAATGTCAGCAATGCCACCATGCGCGTCACCGACTGGCATGGCGACGTGGTCTTCCTGCACGAGGTGGTGCCGGGAGCGGCCGATCGCAGCTACGGTATCCAGGTGGCGAAGCTGGCGGGACTGCCGGCCCCCGTCATCGCTCGGGCGCGCGAGGTGCTGGACCAGCTCGAGAAAACCGAGCGGGAGAAGCCCGTTTCCGCCTTGATCGATGATCTGCCGTTGTTCGCCGCGACGCTGAAACCGGTGACGCCACCGCCGGCCGTCGCTGCCGCCGGTCCGGATCTCCTGCGCGAGGCGCTTGGGGGGATCGATCCGGACGACATGACGCCGCGCGAGGCGCTGGAGGCGCTCTATCGCTTGAAACGGCTTTCAGCCAGCGCGTGA
- a CDS encoding NUDIX domain-containing protein gives MQELPFLDRLATLVTRYRAEIAEPREHLALLRWQIAERHALDERTTMPGHVTTSAIVVSPDHASILLIDHKTIGRWLQPGGHYEPAASFSLSAAREAIEETAVHGLALHPWHRGADIPFTIDSHDVPGKPARAEPDHVHHDLQYLFLADPSLPLIAQEDEVHAALWKPIAELDGIAPRAARRLRALAPA, from the coding sequence ATGCAAGAGTTGCCCTTCCTTGACCGCCTCGCAACCCTCGTCACCCGTTATCGGGCGGAGATTGCGGAGCCCCGTGAGCATCTGGCGCTGCTGCGCTGGCAGATTGCGGAGCGACATGCCCTTGATGAGCGCACAACCATGCCCGGCCATGTGACGACGAGCGCAATCGTCGTGTCGCCTGATCATGCCAGCATCCTGTTGATCGACCACAAGACGATAGGCCGCTGGCTGCAGCCTGGAGGGCACTACGAACCTGCCGCCTCCTTCAGCCTCTCGGCAGCACGTGAAGCCATCGAGGAAACCGCCGTGCACGGCCTTGCCCTGCATCCATGGCATCGGGGAGCGGACATCCCCTTCACCATAGATAGTCATGACGTGCCCGGAAAGCCGGCGCGCGCGGAACCCGACCACGTCCACCACGACCTGCAATATCTCTTTCTCGCCGATCCCTCCCTGCCCTTGATCGCCCAGGAGGATGAAGTGCATGCGGCGCTTTGGAAGCCCATCGCCGAGCTTGACGGCATCGCGCCGAGGGCGGCGCGCCGACTTCGCGCCCTGGCTCCCGCCTGA
- a CDS encoding YifB family Mg chelatase-like AAA ATPase, with translation MVTRVATVALEGIESRAVDVQVQIAPGTVGFTIVGLPDKAVAESRERVRSALIASGLALPAKRITVNLAPADLPKEGSHYDLPIALGIMAAIGAIPDDVLPGFTVLGELALDGSITAVSGVLPAAIGAYGRGQGLICPAACGPEAAWASRDGDIVAPLSLIQLANHFKGTQVLSRPQPAVAKPPGTLPDLRDIKGQETAKRALEIAAAGGHNMLMSGPPGAGKSMLAQRLPSILPPLGPRELLDVSMIHSVAGLLAGGSLTDRRPFRAPHHSASMAALVGGGLHARPGEVSLAHQGVLFLDELPEFQPQVLDSLRQPLETGEVLIARANHRVVYPARFQLIAAMNPCRCGRATEPGYACRRQPNERCMAQYQARLSGPFLDRIDLVIEMPAVTAADLIQPPAAEDSAAVASRVAAARRIQEERYQALKLDGILTNAACPAAVLDDIARPDAAGLALLRQAADTMKLTARGYHRVLKLALTLADLDGAAHLRHVHLAEALSYRSALDRVPAAA, from the coding sequence ATGGTGACGCGGGTCGCGACTGTCGCGCTCGAGGGGATCGAGTCGCGCGCGGTCGATGTGCAGGTGCAGATCGCGCCGGGGACCGTGGGTTTCACGATTGTCGGATTACCCGACAAGGCTGTCGCCGAATCCCGCGAGCGGGTGCGCTCCGCCCTGATCGCATCGGGTCTGGCGCTGCCGGCCAAGCGCATCACCGTCAATCTGGCCCCAGCCGATCTTCCCAAGGAAGGCTCGCACTACGACCTGCCGATCGCGCTCGGGATCATGGCGGCGATCGGCGCGATCCCGGATGATGTGCTGCCGGGCTTCACCGTGCTCGGGGAGCTCGCCCTCGACGGCAGCATCACAGCGGTTTCCGGCGTGTTGCCCGCCGCCATCGGTGCCTATGGCCGCGGACAGGGACTGATCTGTCCGGCGGCCTGCGGCCCGGAAGCCGCCTGGGCCAGCCGCGACGGCGACATCGTCGCGCCGCTCTCGCTCATCCAGCTCGCCAACCATTTCAAGGGCACGCAGGTCTTGTCGCGCCCGCAGCCCGCTGTCGCGAAGCCCCCAGGGACGCTGCCGGATCTGCGCGACATCAAGGGGCAGGAAACCGCGAAACGCGCGCTCGAGATCGCGGCTGCCGGTGGCCACAACATGCTGATGAGCGGCCCGCCGGGAGCCGGCAAGTCGATGCTGGCGCAGCGCCTCCCATCGATCCTGCCGCCGCTTGGTCCCCGTGAATTGCTCGATGTCTCCATGATCCACTCCGTCGCGGGCCTTTTGGCCGGGGGCAGCTTGACGGATCGGCGCCCTTTTCGGGCGCCCCACCATTCGGCCTCCATGGCCGCGCTTGTTGGAGGCGGGCTGCATGCGCGGCCCGGCGAGGTCTCGCTGGCGCATCAGGGCGTGCTTTTTCTGGACGAATTGCCGGAGTTCCAGCCGCAGGTGCTCGACAGCCTGCGCCAGCCGCTGGAAACGGGAGAGGTTCTGATCGCGCGCGCCAATCATCGTGTCGTCTATCCCGCCCGTTTCCAGCTGATCGCGGCCATGAACCCCTGTCGCTGTGGCCGGGCGACCGAGCCGGGCTATGCGTGCAGGCGCCAGCCCAACGAGCGTTGCATGGCGCAGTATCAGGCGCGACTGTCCGGGCCATTCCTCGATCGCATAGATCTCGTCATCGAAATGCCGGCAGTAACGGCGGCCGACCTTATCCAGCCGCCTGCCGCGGAGGACTCAGCCGCGGTGGCCAGCCGCGTCGCCGCGGCCCGCCGGATCCAGGAGGAGCGTTACCAGGCGCTCAAGCTCGACGGGATTTTGACGAATGCCGCCTGTCCCGCCGCCGTTCTCGATGACATCGCGCGGCCCGATGCGGCCGGCCTGGCGCTGCTGCGGCAGGCGGCCGACACCATGAAACTGACGGCACGCGGCTATCACCGGGTTTTGAAACTGGCTTTAACGCTTGCTGATCTCGACGGCGCCGCTCATTTGAGGCATGTTCATCTTGCGGAGGCACTATCGTACCGCTCAGCCCTCGATCGCGTTCCGGCCGCAGCATGA
- a CDS encoding response regulator yields MSNDAFNTIWQSPWLVGGILVAAATLIGLAYHARQVMARRLAAVEAELLELVSRNQALLASETRYRSLAEVRSEFILRYDGNRRITYANEAFAKLMGREREDLKGAPLNTVVKDIAPSVNGAMSGERIDEELDTAQGMRWIAWEETVIETSRGPEWQRIGRDITDRVTSERALEDGRRKAETANVAKSRFLATVSHEVRTPLNGILGMADLLGETQLDPEQATYVRAIRTSGDVLLSLIDEILDFSKIEAGKLELTRAPFNLRALVESVVELLAPRAQGKNVEIATYIAETVPARIMGDADRLRQVLMNLAGNAVKFTDKGGVGIRAELFGEGRLRLSILDTGTGIPASRLQDIFGEFEQVDEPTGRRQGGTGLGLAISRRIAEGMDGTITVESVLGKGSTFSLDIPLEVAPNSDPADVIERPDLTGQRILIAADSPFEAPFLATQLRAAGGALTVVATEEQAIAAMAQGVDIAIIDCALGDERARRLAAEARKAGAWRTIILLSPFERRDFGLPSAAGFDVFLIKPVRTRSLFQQIDGWVGGELVQHQSALAAERMLAGLQTTGQAARVLLAEDNEINALLTLKALEHFGAKVDWARDGRRALGFAKGMLAGRMPAYDLALLDVRMPELDGLEVVRQIRALEGEGQKRLPIVMLTANAFAEDRQAALSAGADGFLAKPLDRAKLKAWLPVQQQREVM; encoded by the coding sequence ATGAGCAACGACGCGTTTAACACGATCTGGCAAAGCCCATGGCTGGTCGGGGGCATACTGGTCGCCGCAGCCACGTTGATAGGGCTGGCCTATCATGCGCGCCAGGTCATGGCACGACGCCTTGCGGCCGTCGAGGCGGAGCTTTTGGAGCTCGTCAGCCGCAACCAGGCGCTGCTTGCCTCCGAGACACGTTACCGCAGCCTGGCCGAGGTCAGGAGCGAGTTCATCCTTCGCTATGACGGTAACCGCCGAATCACCTATGCCAATGAGGCTTTCGCGAAGCTCATGGGCCGCGAGCGGGAAGACCTGAAGGGTGCGCCTCTCAATACCGTCGTGAAAGACATAGCCCCGTCCGTCAATGGCGCGATGAGCGGCGAGCGGATCGACGAGGAGCTCGATACGGCGCAGGGAATGCGATGGATCGCTTGGGAGGAGACAGTCATCGAGACGTCTCGCGGCCCCGAATGGCAGCGCATCGGCAGGGATATCACCGACCGTGTGACATCCGAGCGGGCGCTCGAGGACGGACGGCGCAAGGCCGAAACCGCGAACGTGGCCAAATCCCGCTTCCTGGCCACGGTCAGCCATGAGGTCAGAACACCCTTAAATGGCATCCTCGGCATGGCGGACCTCTTGGGGGAGACCCAACTCGACCCTGAGCAGGCGACCTACGTCCGCGCTATCCGCACATCAGGCGATGTGCTGCTGTCACTCATCGACGAGATCCTCGATTTCTCGAAAATCGAGGCCGGGAAGCTCGAGCTGACCCGGGCGCCCTTCAACCTCAGGGCGCTGGTCGAGAGCGTTGTTGAGCTGCTTGCGCCGCGTGCCCAGGGGAAGAATGTCGAAATCGCTACCTATATCGCGGAGACTGTGCCGGCGCGCATCATGGGAGATGCCGATCGTCTGCGCCAGGTGCTCATGAATCTCGCTGGCAATGCGGTGAAATTCACGGACAAGGGCGGTGTGGGCATTCGCGCGGAGCTGTTCGGGGAGGGGCGTCTTCGCCTTAGCATTCTTGATACCGGCACTGGCATCCCGGCGTCGCGGCTTCAAGACATCTTCGGCGAATTTGAACAGGTCGACGAGCCGACAGGCCGGCGCCAGGGCGGCACAGGCTTGGGTCTCGCCATCAGCCGCCGGATCGCAGAGGGCATGGATGGCACCATTACCGTCGAAAGCGTGCTCGGCAAGGGCTCGACCTTCTCTCTCGACATCCCTCTGGAGGTGGCGCCGAACAGTGACCCCGCCGACGTGATCGAGCGGCCCGATCTGACAGGGCAACGCATCTTGATCGCGGCGGACTCCCCCTTCGAGGCCCCATTCCTTGCCACCCAACTCCGGGCCGCGGGTGGAGCACTGACGGTCGTCGCGACCGAAGAACAGGCGATAGCCGCGATGGCGCAGGGAGTCGACATCGCGATCATTGACTGCGCGCTTGGAGACGAGCGGGCTCGCCGGCTAGCTGCTGAGGCGCGCAAGGCAGGCGCGTGGCGGACCATCATTCTGCTCTCGCCCTTCGAGAGGCGTGATTTCGGGCTGCCGTCGGCGGCAGGGTTCGACGTTTTCCTGATCAAGCCCGTACGCACCCGTTCGCTCTTCCAGCAGATCGACGGATGGGTCGGGGGCGAGCTCGTTCAACACCAAAGCGCGCTGGCGGCGGAACGGATGCTGGCGGGGCTCCAGACGACAGGCCAGGCCGCGCGCGTTCTCCTTGCCGAAGACAACGAGATCAACGCGCTGCTGACCCTGAAGGCGCTGGAGCATTTTGGCGCAAAGGTAGACTGGGCGCGCGATGGTCGCCGGGCGCTCGGCTTTGCGAAGGGCATGCTGGCGGGTCGCATGCCGGCTTATGATCTCGCCCTGCTCGACGTCCGCATGCCGGAACTGGATGGACTTGAGGTGGTCAGGCAGATCCGCGCCTTGGAGGGCGAGGGACAGAAGCGCTTACCCATCGTGATGCTCACGGCGAATGCCTTTGCCGAGGACCGCCAGGCGGCGCTCAGCGCCGGCGCGGATGGCTTCCTCGCCAAACCGTTGGACCGCGCCAAGCTTAAGGCCTGGTTGCCGGTGCAGCAGCAGCGCGAAGTCATGTGA
- a CDS encoding GNAT family N-acyltransferase, giving the protein MDKVPAGALGAIAGKFLPSTWTPSNWAPGNWSVGRLASASLSDHGEPVLGRMGSLEVRLATTKKELKQAQRLRYRVFYDEMSAIPNAASMIARRDVDDYDAICDHLLVLDHDAPRRPFRAATPQVVGTYRLLRQEVADRNFGFYTSGEFEITKLTDSNPHLRFLELGRSCVLKPYRNKRTVELLWYGIWNYIRNHRVDVMFGCASLEGTDPDRLAMPLSFLHHHALSPEPWRVRALPERFVTMDRMPAASLDTKAALHSLPPLVKGYLRLGATFGEGAVIDRQFGTTDVLVMLPVPTINPRYIEHFGATANRQSA; this is encoded by the coding sequence GTGGACAAAGTGCCAGCAGGTGCTTTGGGTGCCATAGCCGGCAAATTTTTGCCGTCAACCTGGACACCGTCCAACTGGGCGCCGGGCAATTGGAGTGTAGGGCGCTTGGCATCCGCGTCACTATCTGACCACGGAGAACCCGTTCTGGGTCGCATGGGCTCACTGGAGGTGAGACTGGCGACGACCAAGAAGGAGTTGAAACAGGCACAGCGCCTGCGTTATCGCGTCTTCTATGACGAGATGTCGGCCATTCCCAATGCCGCCTCGATGATCGCCCGGCGCGACGTGGACGACTACGACGCCATCTGTGACCATCTGCTCGTGCTCGACCATGATGCGCCACGCCGGCCTTTCCGCGCGGCGACGCCCCAGGTTGTGGGAACATATCGCCTCCTGCGCCAGGAGGTCGCGGATCGCAATTTCGGTTTCTACACGTCGGGCGAATTCGAGATCACGAAGCTCACGGACAGCAACCCGCATCTGCGCTTCCTGGAACTCGGCCGGTCCTGCGTGCTGAAGCCTTACCGCAACAAGCGCACAGTCGAATTGCTGTGGTATGGGATCTGGAACTACATCCGCAATCACCGCGTCGATGTCATGTTCGGATGTGCGAGCCTTGAGGGCACGGATCCGGACCGGCTCGCGATGCCGCTGAGCTTCCTGCACCACCACGCATTGTCGCCGGAGCCTTGGCGCGTGCGTGCCCTGCCGGAGCGGTTCGTCACCATGGACAGGATGCCGGCCGCGAGCCTGGACACCAAGGCGGCGCTGCACAGTCTGCCGCCGTTGGTGAAGGGATATCTGCGGCTCGGCGCGACATTCGGCGAGGGGGCGGTCATCGACCGACAGTTCGGAACAACGGATGTCTTGGTCATGTTGCCGGTTCCGACCATCAATCCTCGCTACATCGAGCATTTCGGCGCGACGGCCAATCGGCAATCGGCCTGA
- a CDS encoding NAD(P)-dependent oxidoreductase: MRLFIFGLGFSARAFIRLHGSQFAALAGTYRSKSGVVGSEQPLSIEMFSFTGTEMADPAISDWLAKADGVLVSVPPGPEGCPALRAFGPQIAAARNIRWIGYLSTVGVYGDHGGAWVDETSALATRNARSLLRIEAEKSWTALATSAGHALDILRLPGIYGPGRNALVDLAAGRARRIARQGQVFNRIHVDDIAATLAALTGRAAGKTAAHHVGIYNVSDDEPAPQADVITYAAGLLGIAPPPETTLEEAGLSPMGLSFWTENKRIANTRLKTELGISLAYPDYRTGLDALLAAGEGRATPS; this comes from the coding sequence ATGAGACTTTTCATATTTGGGCTTGGTTTTTCCGCGCGGGCTTTCATCAGGCTGCATGGCTCGCAGTTCGCCGCGCTCGCGGGCACCTACCGTAGCAAGAGCGGCGTTGTGGGGTCCGAGCAGCCGCTCTCTATCGAAATGTTCAGCTTCACGGGCACCGAAATGGCCGACCCGGCGATTTCCGACTGGCTCGCCAAGGCTGACGGCGTACTCGTCAGTGTCCCGCCCGGGCCGGAAGGTTGCCCCGCGCTGCGCGCCTTCGGGCCGCAGATCGCGGCGGCCCGCAATATCCGCTGGATCGGCTATCTCTCGACGGTCGGCGTCTATGGCGACCACGGAGGCGCCTGGGTGGATGAAACATCAGCGCTCGCGACCCGCAACGCCCGTTCGCTCCTGCGCATAGAGGCCGAGAAGTCGTGGACGGCCTTGGCCACGTCGGCGGGTCACGCGCTCGACATTCTGCGCCTGCCCGGCATCTATGGCCCCGGCCGCAACGCGCTGGTCGATCTGGCGGCCGGCCGCGCGCGCCGCATCGCCAGGCAAGGCCAGGTCTTCAACCGTATCCATGTGGATGACATCGCCGCGACGCTCGCGGCCCTCACCGGCCGCGCGGCCGGAAAAACGGCCGCGCACCACGTCGGCATCTATAACGTCAGTGACGACGAGCCCGCGCCTCAGGCGGACGTGATCACCTATGCCGCGGGCCTTCTCGGGATTGCACCGCCCCCCGAAACAACGCTTGAGGAGGCGGGCCTCTCACCTATGGGCCTGAGCTTCTGGACGGAGAACAAGCGGATCGCCAATACCAGGCTCAAGACCGAGCTTGGCATTAGCCTCGCCTACCCCGACTATCGCACGGGTCTCGATGCCTTGCTCGCGGCCGGCGAGGGACGTGCGACGCCTTCATAG
- the queG gene encoding tRNA epoxyqueuosine(34) reductase QueG: protein MKRALIDRARQMGFDDVRITRPDAIPDAPERLAAWLEAGYAGSMTWMGETPDRRADPRALWSEVRSVVMLGMNYGPSSDPLASLALESHATISVYARNRDYHDVIKGKLKQVAGFLASSGGADVKVFVDTAPVMEKPLAEAAGLGWQGKHSVLVSRAFGSWLFLGAIFTTADLPADEPGSPLCGSCRRCLTICPTEAFPAPYQLDARRCISYLTIEHKGPIDRDLRPLMGNRVFGCDDCLAVCPWNKFAEAGREAKIVAGADYEAPALADLAALDDAAFRLRFAGSPVKRTGRDRFMRNVLIAIGNSGNPDMATLARDKLAEENPLVRGAAVWALSRLLSAEAFAALVPHCATGEADESVRAEWLAGLSLADAYRAVESSASCSKPSGLSGEEP from the coding sequence CTGAAACGCGCCCTGATCGACCGCGCCCGCCAGATGGGCTTCGACGACGTGCGCATCACGCGTCCCGACGCCATCCCGGACGCGCCTGAACGCCTCGCGGCCTGGCTTGAAGCGGGCTACGCTGGCAGCATGACCTGGATGGGTGAGACGCCCGATCGGCGGGCGGATCCGCGCGCACTGTGGTCTGAAGTGCGTTCGGTCGTCATGCTTGGCATGAACTATGGGCCCTCGAGTGACCCGCTCGCCTCGCTGGCTTTGGAAAGCCACGCGACAATCTCGGTCTACGCTCGCAATCGCGACTATCACGACGTCATCAAGGGCAAGCTGAAGCAGGTGGCGGGCTTCCTCGCGTCTTCCGGCGGCGCCGATGTCAAGGTCTTCGTCGACACCGCGCCGGTGATGGAAAAGCCACTCGCGGAGGCGGCCGGGCTCGGATGGCAGGGAAAACACAGCGTGCTCGTGTCACGCGCGTTCGGCAGCTGGCTCTTCCTCGGTGCTATCTTCACCACCGCCGATCTGCCTGCCGACGAGCCCGGCTCGCCGCTTTGCGGCAGCTGCCGACGCTGCCTCACGATTTGTCCGACGGAAGCATTCCCGGCACCCTACCAGCTGGATGCGCGGCGCTGCATTTCCTATCTCACCATCGAACACAAAGGACCGATAGACCGCGACCTCCGCCCTCTGATGGGCAACCGCGTCTTCGGCTGCGACGACTGTCTTGCTGTCTGCCCCTGGAACAAGTTCGCGGAGGCTGGACGCGAGGCCAAGATCGTCGCCGGCGCGGACTACGAGGCCCCCGCCCTGGCCGATCTGGCGGCGCTGGACGATGCCGCCTTCCGCCTGCGCTTTGCCGGATCACCAGTGAAGCGCACGGGTCGTGATCGCTTCATGCGCAACGTGCTGATCGCCATAGGCAACTCCGGCAATCCCGATATGGCGACACTCGCCCGGGACAAGCTCGCGGAGGAGAATCCGCTGGTGCGTGGCGCCGCGGTATGGGCGCTGTCCCGCCTCCTGTCCGCCGAGGCCTTCGCCGCGCTCGTTCCCCACTGCGCGACTGGCGAGGCGGACGAGAGCGTCAGGGCCGAATGGCTAGCGGGTCTTAGCCTCGCGGACGCGTACCGGGCGGTGGAAAGTTCCGCATCCTGCAGCAAACCCAGCGGATTGTCCGGGGAAGAACCATGA
- a CDS encoding glutathione S-transferase family protein: protein MATFHHYPFCPQSRFIRLVLGEMGIAPATVEEKPWEHSHGLLMINPAGNLPIFVEEQGLAVPGAAVIAEYLDETRGLGLEGRRLLPDHPADRVEVRRLMDWFLVKFYEEVSAYLVTEKIYKRFMKAELGGGPPDMGAIRAGRSNVRYHLQYIGFLIGKRNWLAGPDLTYADLAAAAHLSCVDYLGDVPWEEDETAKAWYARVKSRPSFRALLTDRVPGMAPAAHYEDLDF, encoded by the coding sequence ATGGCGACCTTCCACCACTATCCTTTCTGCCCTCAGTCGCGCTTCATCCGTCTTGTGTTGGGCGAGATGGGCATCGCGCCTGCCACGGTTGAGGAAAAGCCCTGGGAGCACAGCCATGGCCTGCTGATGATCAATCCAGCAGGGAACCTGCCCATCTTTGTCGAGGAACAGGGCCTTGCGGTCCCGGGCGCCGCCGTGATCGCCGAATATCTCGACGAAACACGTGGCCTTGGGCTCGAGGGCCGGCGCCTCCTGCCGGATCATCCGGCTGACCGCGTCGAAGTTCGCCGCCTGATGGACTGGTTCCTGGTCAAATTCTACGAGGAAGTCTCGGCGTATCTCGTCACCGAGAAGATCTACAAGCGTTTCATGAAGGCAGAACTGGGTGGTGGCCCGCCCGATATGGGTGCGATTCGCGCCGGCCGTAGCAATGTGCGCTACCACCTGCAATATATTGGCTTCCTGATCGGCAAAAGGAACTGGCTTGCCGGGCCGGATCTGACCTATGCGGATCTGGCGGCCGCAGCTCACCTGTCCTGTGTCGACTATCTCGGCGATGTGCCGTGGGAAGAGGATGAAACCGCCAAGGCATGGTACGCGCGCGTCAAATCGAGGCCATCGTTCCGCGCTCTGCTGACGGATCGGGTACCGGGCATGGCACCGGCGGCCCATTACGAGGATCTCGACTTTTAG